Proteins from a single region of Festucalex cinctus isolate MCC-2025b chromosome 19, RoL_Fcin_1.0, whole genome shotgun sequence:
- the LOC144007704 gene encoding ADP-ribosylation factor-like protein 4A, which produces MGNGLSEFTCLLSFQPLHIVILGLDCAGKTTVLYRLRFNEFVNTVPTKGFNTEKVKVSLGDSQRTASFHFWDVGGQEKLRPLWRSYTRCADGIVFVVDSVDAERIEEAKTELHKITRLAENQGVPVLVVANKQDLRNSLSMTEMENLLALGELSAATPWHLQPACAIIGEGLPEGLGKLHAMITKRRKMLRQQKKKKKKR; this is translated from the coding sequence GAATTCACCTGCCTTCTGTCTTTCCAGCCTCTACACATTGTCATTCTTGGTTTGGATTGTGCCGGTAAGACCACAGTACTCTATCGGCTGCGTTTCAATGAGTTTGTGAACACCGTCCCGACAAAGGGCTTCAACACCGAGAAGGTGAAAGTGTCACTCGGGGATAGCCAGCGGACGGCGTCCTTCCACTTCTGGGATGTGGGAGGTCAAGAGAAGCTGCGACCTCTGTGGCGTTCATACACCCGCTGCGCCGACGGCATCGTGTTCGTGGTGGACTCTGTGGACGCCGAGCGCATCGAGGAGGCGAAGACGGAACTGCACAAGATCACGCGGTTGGCGGAGAACCAAGGAGTTCCCGTGCTGGTGGTGGCCAATAAACAGGACTTGAGGAACTCGCTGAGCATGACCGAGATGGAGAACTTGTTGGCCCTCGGCGAGCTCAGCGCGGCCACACCCTGGCACCTGCAGCCGGCTTGCGCCATCATCGGCGAGGGCCTGCCGGAAGGCCTTGGGAAACTGCATGCGATGATcacaaagaggaggaagatgctgcgacaacaaaagaaaa